The genomic DNA aaacaaaaaagggaaAACTCACTTCATCAATAAATAATACCCATATCCAGCCCAGATGATGAATGAAAACCAATGGATAAACATATTACTTCAAGACAGAAGTTCCTTGAAAACAATATGTAAGACACACTTTCAACCGTAAAGCATGAGAAATCTTGTAGGAAAGAAAAGCAAGGAAAACCAAGCCAAGTTTGACAGTCCATACTCTAGACCTCAAACTCCATCCAGCCACATCCAACGTACCACAATCTCCATACATTGACAAATTTTAGAGCATCGAAGGTGTTATGGAAAAAATTTGCTGTTTTGTTGGCAATGCACCAAACCTTTGAACTTTTTTCCCAGGTTTCTTGCAAGTAGGAAACCTGGCTATCCAAATCCTTCCCCTTTGGCAACTATACCCAGACATATTCTTCAAAGAAAACAACACTAGATCTGTTCTCATAACCTGGTGCCAAACAGATACAAAGCTATGTGCTACAGTCAGCAAAAAGTAAAAACGAGGCAGACAATATGGAAGTTAGGAAATAATACCACAAGCAGAGGAGGCCGACAATAAATTATCTAATTTGGCTTCTTGGAATATCTGTTGAATCTTCCATCATAAAGTTTATTTTCAGTTGCCTTGGACGTAGATTTACTTCTATAGTTGACTTCCTCGACTTGCCTATTTACTTCTTGAAGTGGCACGCGATGCTTATTTTTCTTCGTGGAAGATTCACTTATATCAGTTGAAACTGACAAAGCTGGACAAGACATAGAGATCACAGAAGAGCCCTGACGAAAACTTGTTGATTGAGGCTGCAATCCTGATGAATCATAAATTATGGGAGAATTTTATTAAGATTCAACAAAAAAGGAACTATCCCCTTGAATTGAGCAGTGTCATATTTAAGCATCCAGCATGCAGAATAaaatagaacaacaaaatcaTACCAAGAGCTGCCGCTTCTTGAAACTTTTCTCTCATGATTCTAACAAATTTGAATAAGCCATTTGTTCTGTTCAACTCATTAATCAACTCTCCGATGCCATTCAAGGGTGGATcgcaatccaacacttaagatcatgagaagaaaagaaataaataataataccCGTTCAGAATATAGCCACCACATAAGGATATTACTTACAGGAGTAGGCATCATTTGCATGTCGAATGGTCAAAGAATATTCTTGCTTTGGATTTTCTATATTCATATCATTGAATGTGAACTTCACtcctagaaaaaaattaaaacggCCAGTCACAATAACAACAGAGGAATCAAAGGGAATCTAAGAGAAATTAGTACCCTACCAATGGAGGTATTATTCTTGTTCTGGTACTAGTAAGTACAATTACCAATTTGTTTTGGTTTACTGTATCAGatttatcaatattttatatatatatatttatagtctAATTTCTAGtgtcttaataaaattttatatatatattttatgcaaatataaaatataaaataattaatttggtcaataacttaatttaataattatatatattttaaatataattataaaaataaataaaaatggtttaaaatatcaaaatcatgTATCAATTAGAACTGCGGCCTGAAAGGTATATGTAAATATCGGTCCAAATGGACCGAAACAcaataaaattttgtttaaaacaaaatttatactAATTCGTCCTGGTTAAGACTAAAACCTACATGTCCGCCGGTATTAGTACTGGGACGATACCGAAAACCATGATTTTATATGTCAAGCAACAAAACTACCTCCCTTACCATGACCACCTTCGATCTGAAAACCAAGAACCCGATTGTACCATGAAATAGCTTCATGGATTTCACCATTTTCTTTGATTTCATGCCTCACCTTCTCAAATTTAGCCAAAGCTGTGGGTAATAccatagagagagagagagaaagaaagcACAAAATAAGCAGTAAATTCGGAGAGTTGTTGCAATATATAGGTTATGGTAATAATTAAACAAATTTACAAGCAATTTAAAAGGACAACATCATTAATCTATTTATTCCAGTAAATTATAGCACAAGCAATACGTTTTCTGGTAATTGCTCTCTGCGGAGCAGGTTAATTGGACTATCTAAAGTGCATGATGATCCAAAATAACTGCATTAGCAGAGCTCCTCATACCACAATTATTCCTTGACACTCATAGGTTGTACAGATTCAGACTACCAATAATTGCATAAGAAATCAGAGGCAAAAGAATCAAGACAATAAAATTGTACAAATACAGACTTCAGCAAAGAAGGGAGGGAAGAAAGCAGGTTCATCAACGAATGGAAACTTAGTAGTACGATAGCAATGCCAATATATCCACAGCAGCCTAAAGACCATGTGTCTTCACCAAGATCACAATGCATGATATGCATTATCCATTATAAAAgaaccccccccccccaaaaaaaaaaataatattctCATAGCTATAGTCCCACATAACTAGCATAAAAGAATAACAATGACAAAGTGCGTCATGATAGCTCTATAATTAGAATGTGAAATGCAAAACTATAGTTTTTGAACCATAAACATTAAACCATCGTACAAGAGTATACAATTACCTAGAGATTCTTGAGATATAATTGATTCGTACTCATCCCTCCTAGCTTTTTGTACTTGGACGGTTCTTTTAAATTCTTCTACTCTAGCTTTTATAGCAGATATTGAGTCCCTCGTAGCCATCTGCTTTGCCTCTTTACGGGTCTTCGCTATACAGCAACATGTTGAAAAAACATttataaaccatttaaaaaccACCATTACTTCCGCTAAATTCAAATCCGAGAAACAAGGTGAAAATAGAAAAGCAATGATACCTGCTAAAACTTTGACAAGCTCATCTTCGGCTTCCCTTAAATTAGTTTTCAATTTTGCGAGTTTAACTGTGACATAGCATAACAAGACAATCCCCAATATTCAGATAAAAAGAAGAAACCATAAAACCAGAAGAAGTTAGATTAATGACCATGAGCTTGAGCAGCATCCTGCGCCAGGGCCTTGATGAAATGAAGAGAAGTGGGAAACAAGGCCGTAAAAGAATCTAGGTTCTGCTGATGGACCCGAACCTCTCTGTCGCAGATGGATCTCAGGGACTCCATTTTCGTCTTCGGAGATTGCGCTGTTTCGATCTCCATTTGCGAGAGGAGCATTTGATTTGAATGAAAGAAAAGGGGATCGATATTAGTTTTAGCCCGCcaatttctttttcctttatttatttattttatcttgcTTGCTTtatcaattgttttttttttttcgccTTTTTTGAAAGAGCCTTATCAATTGTTATACAGATGATTTAGCGACAAATTGATCAGTATGACTGAAAATATTCGTACTACGCCTTTGAGACAAGGACACGTGgttcttcaaatattttatttagctatagatttttttatcaaaataattgcATTCTCTTGTAATtataacaaattttaattttctgaATGTGTTTAGTTGATAGGATCTGATCATatcataattttttatattatatttagtagTACAAATATGTtatgttattttaatttaaaaagtaCATGATAAtacaattattaataaaataacaaaaaataaaaataaacattatatgtaattttatttaattattttagtgtACCATAATTGTTGAGTTGTTCCTCTTTAATATTTACCATAGGCTCTTTATCATTATATGTCGGTCCTTAATTGAGTTTATCATCATCCAAttcatattattaatattatcaaGATCTCTTTCTTTTATATATTCTTCAAGTAtggatattttaattttacatatGAATGAATTTATGAAGTATGCAATATGCTATTACGATCCAACTTTTTGATGTTATAATAAGGTGGTGTTGTTGACATGTAATATATTTTTTAGAACAATAAATATCCTCTCAACCGTATTTAAAATTATTGAATACCTCAAATTAAACAGTTTGTGAGCTATTTTTGATGCTCGTGCCTGGCTCCATTACCTCACAATATAGTGCGAGAAAATAAATTGTATTTGTATAATTAGCATCTGCTATATAATATTTAGGTTCACGGT from Gossypium arboreum isolate Shixiya-1 chromosome 9, ASM2569848v2, whole genome shotgun sequence includes the following:
- the LOC108454368 gene encoding kinetochore protein SPC25 homolog, which produces MLLSQMEIETAQSPKTKMESLRSICDREVRVHQQNLDSFTALFPTSLHFIKALAQDAAQAHVKLAKLKTNLREAEDELVKVLAAKTRKEAKQMATRDSISAIKARVEEFKRTVQVQKARRDEYESIISQESLALAKFEKVRHEIKENGEIHEAISWYNRVLGFQIEGGHGVKFTFNDMNIENPKQEYSLTIRHANDAYSLLDCDPPLNGIGELINELNRTNGLFKFVRIMREKFQEAAALGLQPQSTSFRQGSSVISMSCPALSVSTDISESSTKKNKHRVPLQEVNRQVEEVNYRSKSTSKATENKLYDGRFNRYSKKPN